One window of the Labilibaculum sp. genome contains the following:
- a CDS encoding helix-turn-helix transcriptional regulator, whose protein sequence is MKQEVQDDLVRIKDRLRILDDKKKKVAKIIGVTDVYLSYILNGKRPLTTTVKSKLFDYLGLS, encoded by the coding sequence ATGAAGCAGGAAGTTCAGGATGATTTAGTTAGAATTAAAGACAGACTCAGAATTCTTGATGATAAGAAGAAGAAAGTTGCCAAGATTATTGGTGTTACAGATGTGTATTTGTCTTATATTCTTAATGGAAAACGACCATTGACCACAACTGTTAAGTCAAAACTCTTTGATTACTTAGGCCTTAGTTAA